From one Bacillus sp. FJAT-42376 genomic stretch:
- a CDS encoding YtxH domain-containing protein, with amino-acid sequence MTQITIQDNKRQKSKNSKLVRGMLLGAIIGGAVTMLDSNTRKKVTKGAAGIKDSTVGMVQNVKDNPGEVKDQFVSQFNSAKSTLESAIRDAQTIYESLNNGVFKKITEVAVTSQEAIQNVKNAAGDVKEVGSKVADAGAELTEPVSSLADKQPSSTATENFESSIPSQSERPQDSAKL; translated from the coding sequence ATGACGCAAATTACGATTCAGGATAATAAAAGGCAAAAGAGCAAAAACAGCAAGCTAGTTAGAGGGATGCTTTTAGGAGCCATTATCGGCGGAGCTGTTACAATGCTGGATTCCAACACGAGAAAAAAAGTAACAAAGGGAGCCGCCGGCATTAAAGATTCTACAGTCGGAATGGTTCAGAATGTGAAAGATAATCCGGGAGAAGTCAAAGACCAATTCGTGTCTCAATTCAACAGCGCCAAAAGCACGCTTGAGTCCGCAATCCGGGATGCGCAAACTATTTATGAAAGCCTGAATAACGGGGTATTTAAAAAGATCACCGAAGTCGCAGTTACTTCACAGGAAGCCATTCAAAATGTGAAGAATGCAGCAGGGGATGTAAAGGAAGTAGGATCAAAGGTAGCAGATGCAGGAGCAGAACTGACTGAACCTGTCAGCAGCCTAGCAGACAAACAACCCTCATCTACGGCAACTGAAAACTTTGAGTCTTCCATTCCGAGCCAATCTGAAAGACCGCAAGACTCCGCTAAACTGTAA
- a CDS encoding PAS domain-containing sensor histidine kinase, with translation MKDLKMDEPLMKLFHYFFMQTNEAIVITEVTSLAPLAAHVFDCNSRTSELLGYTREEMKQLDPVSLFFGHIDPEIFRTIQGRFASDREITLEMEIVTKSKLKIPVETNCCLLELDEKTFIYTSMKKIDRRKEAFDRLLSEKEFSHTIMDTIQAFVVLLDSEGRIADWNRHCTFHTGYTFEEASGEYIWNLMLEEGLRAEAKEFFSRSIRPFPAFYENYWITKSGEKMLIRWSNQEIFSQDGETQYIVCTGIDLTENKQYEKRLAESHTTFKRLVEHNPDGIIIYQDHTLSYMNPEAEKMLGLSCLQANGSILNLIHPQEQTIAYHSLQSLLNQDLDIAGPIEFNINRKDGRTITVEAKGISDRSQNQSSVIVVMRDVTPRKKAEFKFKNMFNQMKDILSSSVEGILGIDEQKGVIFVNRALSVLTDMELAEIMGKSVRPFLLKLTDPASVDLLLEANEAIEIKIEKDGKIKYFELSSNLMANGRGQVITFYDQTDRILLENAKNKYYEAIACGITVQNSEGAIVFANECATEILGYSSSELLNMSSHSMEWHSKDEHGKALSGIEHPSMITLRTKKEVSHFVMGVYNPVKRENRWILIDTRILYADQTKEVEYIIATFQDITEKAEMDKTIKSQEKLALAGRMATAVAHEIRNPLTSIIGFLQLMEMSDELNTEYLRIMKQELDRIRLVTNEFLTLAKPESADCTRLDVKEDLLDPVIRVLLPDLHDREISVELLAEKEGPSYVDGRKDSLQQLFLNFLTNSMDAMPNKGKISIEITEEARHLKISIEDTGIGIDPDRLPFLGEPFYSIKEKGTGLGLLICRKILDDHTGNFTISSTQGKGTKVLITLPLSIETEMETA, from the coding sequence ATGAAAGATTTAAAAATGGACGAACCGTTAATGAAATTATTCCACTACTTTTTCATGCAAACAAATGAAGCTATCGTTATTACGGAAGTGACATCGCTGGCACCCCTCGCTGCTCATGTATTTGACTGCAATAGCCGGACATCTGAGCTTCTTGGCTACACAAGGGAAGAAATGAAGCAGCTTGACCCAGTTTCACTGTTCTTCGGGCATATTGACCCGGAGATTTTCCGTACCATTCAGGGTCGGTTCGCCTCCGATCGGGAAATTACACTGGAAATGGAAATCGTGACAAAGTCAAAGCTGAAAATACCAGTAGAGACCAATTGCTGCCTTCTTGAATTGGATGAAAAAACGTTCATTTACACTTCCATGAAAAAAATCGATAGAAGAAAGGAAGCATTTGACCGACTGCTTTCTGAGAAGGAATTTTCCCATACGATTATGGATACCATCCAGGCATTCGTAGTTTTACTTGATTCAGAGGGAAGAATTGCAGACTGGAACCGGCACTGCACCTTTCACACCGGTTATACATTTGAAGAAGCAAGCGGGGAATATATCTGGAACCTGATGCTGGAAGAGGGTCTGCGAGCCGAAGCAAAAGAATTTTTTTCCCGTTCCATCCGGCCTTTTCCCGCCTTTTATGAAAATTACTGGATAACAAAATCCGGTGAAAAAATGCTTATCCGCTGGTCCAATCAAGAAATTTTCAGTCAGGATGGGGAGACCCAGTATATTGTATGTACAGGAATCGACCTAACTGAAAATAAGCAGTATGAAAAAAGGCTGGCGGAAAGCCATACAACGTTTAAACGGCTCGTGGAACATAATCCGGATGGGATTATCATTTATCAGGATCATACCCTTTCCTACATGAATCCTGAAGCCGAAAAGATGCTTGGGTTAAGCTGTCTTCAAGCCAATGGATCCATCTTAAACCTTATCCATCCGCAAGAACAGACCATCGCCTATCACAGCCTTCAATCTCTTCTTAATCAGGATCTCGATATCGCGGGGCCGATTGAATTTAATATAAATAGAAAAGATGGCAGGACCATCACCGTTGAAGCAAAAGGAATATCAGACCGCAGTCAAAATCAATCCTCTGTCATCGTCGTTATGCGCGATGTAACCCCCCGCAAAAAAGCGGAGTTCAAATTTAAAAATATGTTTAATCAAATGAAGGACATCCTTTCTTCCTCTGTAGAAGGGATTCTCGGAATTGATGAGCAGAAAGGCGTCATCTTTGTGAACCGCGCTTTATCCGTTTTAACAGACATGGAACTTGCTGAAATCATGGGCAAATCAGTCCGGCCATTTCTTCTCAAGCTGACAGACCCTGCTTCTGTTGATCTTTTGCTTGAAGCGAATGAAGCGATTGAAATCAAAATAGAAAAAGACGGAAAAATTAAATACTTTGAGCTTTCATCGAATCTAATGGCAAACGGCCGGGGCCAGGTTATTACCTTTTATGACCAGACAGATCGAATCTTGCTGGAAAACGCAAAGAACAAATACTATGAAGCGATTGCATGCGGGATTACGGTTCAAAATTCAGAAGGGGCGATTGTCTTTGCCAATGAGTGCGCAACTGAAATTCTTGGTTACTCCAGTTCTGAGCTTTTGAATATGAGCTCACACAGCATGGAATGGCATTCAAAGGATGAACATGGAAAAGCTTTGTCAGGGATCGAACACCCATCCATGATCACGCTGCGGACCAAAAAAGAAGTCTCCCATTTCGTAATGGGTGTCTATAACCCAGTTAAACGCGAAAATAGATGGATCCTCATTGATACGAGAATTCTTTATGCTGATCAAACGAAAGAGGTAGAATACATTATCGCTACTTTTCAGGACATTACCGAAAAAGCGGAAATGGATAAAACCATTAAAAGTCAGGAAAAACTCGCTCTTGCAGGGAGAATGGCCACCGCTGTAGCTCATGAAATCAGAAATCCGCTGACTTCTATTATAGGATTTCTGCAGTTAATGGAGATGTCCGATGAGCTGAATACGGAATATTTGCGGATCATGAAACAGGAGTTAGACCGGATCCGGCTCGTAACGAATGAATTTTTAACCCTTGCTAAACCGGAAAGTGCTGATTGCACGAGACTCGATGTAAAAGAGGATTTGCTGGATCCTGTTATCCGGGTCCTTCTCCCCGATTTACATGACCGGGAGATATCAGTGGAACTTCTTGCTGAGAAAGAGGGGCCTTCTTATGTGGATGGAAGGAAAGATTCCCTTCAGCAGCTTTTCTTGAATTTCCTGACAAATTCAATGGACGCCATGCCGAATAAAGGAAAGATTTCCATTGAAATCACCGAAGAAGCACGCCACCTGAAGATTTCGATTGAAGATACAGGAATCGGGATTGATCCTGATCGGCTGCCTTTCCTCGGAGAGCCTTTCTACTCGATAAAAGAAAAAGGAACCGGGCTCGGGCTGCTCATCTGCAGAAAAATACTGGATGATCACACGGGGAATTTCACTATATCAAGCACACAGGGTAAAGGAACGAAGGTGTTGATAACTCTCCCGCTTTCTATTGAAACGGAAATGGAAACAGCATAA